One stretch of Arachis duranensis cultivar V14167 chromosome 1, aradu.V14167.gnm2.J7QH, whole genome shotgun sequence DNA includes these proteins:
- the LOC107459398 gene encoding uncharacterized protein LOC107459398 yields the protein MGNSSSMLTQYDIEEVQKYCEDTFTQQEIVSLYSRFCQLDRKNCGFIPSDEFLSIPEFSLNPLSHSLLNMLDGLNFKEFVAFLSVFSPRATMQHKIEFIFKVYDTDCNGKVTFRDILRVLKDMTGQFMPEKQMEEILTQVLEEAGYQKDSVLVLSDFMKILGDSDLKMEVDFHVD from the exons ATGGGAAACTCTTCCTCCATGCTAACGCAGTACGACATCGAAGAGGTCCAGAAATATTGCGAAGACACTT TCACGCAGCAGGAGATCGTATCTCTGTACAGTAGGTTTTGCCAGCTGGATCGTAAGAACTGCGGCTTCATTCCCTCCGATGAATTTCTCAGCATTCCCGAATTCTCGCTCAACCCTCTCTCTCACTCTTTGCTCAACATGTTGGATGGTTTGAACTTCAAGGAATTTGTTGCATTCTTATCCGTCTTTAGTCCTCGTGCTACTATGCAACACAAAATTGAAT ttattttcaaGGTGTATGATACTGATTGCAATGGCAAAGTAACTTTCCGTGACATTTTAAGGGTTCTGAAGGATATGACTGGACAATTTATGCCTGAAAAACAGATGGAG GAGATTCTTACACAGGTCCTTGAGGAAGCAGGCTATCAAAAAGATTCTGTTTTGGTCTTATCTGACTTCATGAAG ATTCTTGGCGATTCGGACCTGAAGATGGAAGTTGATTTTCATGTTGATTAG